The Sagittula sp. P11 genome window below encodes:
- a CDS encoding GntR family transcriptional regulator, whose protein sequence is MSQPDYKTPESKSERIARLIEAEIRSGQLQDGSALSSESSLVNRFAVSRTTVRKSLGILADKGLIQTKVGIGSFVTYAGNVIDSGPGWSLALSSVGLRMGTRILKIARVEMDLDCPIRLEGPMLAVDRLRFREETGRGLSLERARVPWRDDFAALIECGLDGGSLSQTLAARGLFPASGEEWANVLPLLGAEDAALMGRDPGTAMLRLRRLTRDATDHPVEFVESFLDPELFGLHMTF, encoded by the coding sequence ATGTCCCAGCCAGACTACAAGACACCCGAGTCGAAATCCGAACGCATCGCCCGCCTCATCGAGGCGGAGATCCGGTCCGGTCAGCTTCAGGACGGGTCGGCCCTCTCGAGCGAGAGCAGCCTCGTCAACCGCTTCGCTGTCTCGCGGACAACGGTGCGCAAGAGCCTCGGCATCCTCGCGGACAAGGGCCTGATCCAGACCAAGGTCGGCATCGGATCCTTTGTCACCTATGCGGGAAACGTGATCGACAGCGGTCCGGGCTGGTCGCTGGCTCTCTCTTCCGTCGGATTGCGGATGGGAACCCGCATCCTCAAGATCGCCCGGGTCGAGATGGACCTCGACTGCCCCATCCGCCTCGAAGGTCCGATGCTGGCCGTCGATCGGCTGCGGTTCCGCGAAGAGACGGGTCGTGGCCTGTCGCTGGAACGGGCGCGGGTGCCGTGGCGAGATGACTTCGCGGCCTTGATCGAATGCGGACTGGATGGCGGCTCGCTGAGCCAGACCCTCGCCGCGCGCGGGCTCTTCCCGGCTTCGGGGGAGGAATGGGCCAATGTCCTGCCGCTGCTCGGAGCCGAGGATGCCGCTCTCATGGGGCGCGACCCCGGCACCGCGATGCTGCGCCTGCGCCGTCTCACGCGGGATGCGACCGATCATCCCGTCGAATTCGTCGAAAGCTTCCTCGACCCGGAGCTTTTCGGCCTCCACATGACTTTTTGA
- a CDS encoding darcynin family protein, which translates to MTETKSCYKPLTLFLLVRALPSWLALPRPRRREIAIGAVPGGDIKFRQFDCEAFSAMCSDIWMLTADSAGAMNTAMERLRDTPLFAQPYFEFVAILPAIEDGWKAFEAAEVDHA; encoded by the coding sequence ATGACCGAAACCAAGTCCTGCTACAAACCCCTGACCCTTTTCCTGCTGGTGCGCGCGCTGCCTTCCTGGCTGGCGCTGCCCAGACCGCGACGCCGGGAGATTGCCATCGGTGCCGTCCCGGGCGGGGACATAAAGTTTCGCCAGTTCGACTGCGAAGCCTTCTCCGCCATGTGTTCCGATATCTGGATGCTGACCGCGGACTCCGCTGGCGCAATGAACACGGCGATGGAACGGCTGCGCGACACGCCGCTGTTCGCTCAGCCCTATTTCGAGTTCGTCGCGATCCTTCCCGCCATCGAAGACGGATGGAAGGCGTTTGAAGCCGCGGAGGTTGACCATGCCTGA
- a CDS encoding TetR/AcrR family transcriptional regulator, producing MSAVAPQPRKLPKQRRAVETCAAIVEAAARILETQDPDALNTNRIAERAGVSIGTLYQYFPDKQAILVALIRRERQALLAELRAIQDNGEEALRQMVAASVRHQFARPKLASALEHIEVSFPLGEEANDMAREIASISSGLLSRRFGQLNSTDLLTAVIIGRSLVNAAGEGVLPEEGLPERVTMALEAYLYAVSGGG from the coding sequence ATGTCTGCCGTCGCGCCACAGCCCAGAAAATTACCGAAGCAACGCCGCGCGGTCGAAACCTGCGCCGCGATTGTCGAAGCTGCGGCTCGCATTCTGGAAACGCAGGATCCTGACGCGCTGAACACCAACCGGATCGCCGAACGCGCCGGCGTCAGCATCGGGACGCTGTATCAGTACTTTCCCGACAAACAGGCGATCCTCGTCGCGCTCATCCGCCGTGAACGGCAGGCCCTCCTGGCTGAGCTGCGTGCGATCCAGGACAACGGAGAAGAGGCCTTGAGGCAGATGGTGGCCGCCTCTGTCCGTCACCAGTTCGCGCGGCCGAAACTGGCCTCCGCGCTGGAACATATCGAGGTCTCCTTCCCTCTGGGGGAAGAAGCCAACGACATGGCAAGAGAAATCGCTTCGATCTCTTCGGGGTTGTTGTCCCGGCGCTTCGGTCAACTCAACTCGACCGATCTTCTGACCGCCGTTATCATTGGCCGGTCGCTGGTGAACGCTGCCGGCGAAGGTGTCCTGCCGGAAGAGGGACTGCCGGAGCGCGTCACGATGGCCTTGGAGGCGTACCTGTACGCCGTTTCTGGTGGCGGCTGA
- a CDS encoding NADH:flavin oxidoreductase, giving the protein MTTHPPLHPALRPGALQHLQLANRYVVAPMSRASATDDGIPTEAMARYYAGFATGGFGLIIAEGAYTDLCHAQAYGNQPGLCTDAQEAGWQGVTDAVHRAGGRIILQLIHAGAVSQAVDVPHAPSAVRPTGKMLDGYGPNRGPYGTPRELSGQDIHDIKAGFVQAAVRAQSAGFDGVEVHCANGYLLDQFLTPETNLRDAPYGGSVENRIRLTAEIITDIRAATGGHFLTGVRVSQAKATQPDYFWHGGLEDAERIFTAVAEAGAGFIHLASETKGYAYHSSTPGGENLCHFARVTTGLPVIANGGLQDPDLARDVLNRGEADFLAIGKAAMNNPDLPDRIARGRPVETFTYDLFSHGVSIEGQAKWQAVRSRITAVGA; this is encoded by the coding sequence ATGACAACCCACCCACCCCTTCATCCGGCGCTTCGCCCCGGCGCGCTCCAGCATCTGCAACTCGCGAACCGCTATGTCGTCGCGCCCATGTCCCGCGCCAGCGCCACCGATGATGGCATCCCGACCGAAGCGATGGCGCGCTACTACGCCGGCTTCGCGACGGGCGGCTTCGGTCTCATCATCGCCGAGGGTGCCTATACCGACCTTTGCCATGCGCAGGCCTACGGCAATCAACCCGGTCTCTGCACCGATGCGCAGGAAGCGGGCTGGCAGGGGGTCACCGACGCCGTACATCGCGCCGGGGGCCGGATCATACTCCAGCTGATCCATGCCGGTGCCGTGTCCCAGGCGGTCGACGTGCCGCATGCACCTTCGGCCGTGCGCCCCACGGGCAAGATGCTCGACGGCTACGGACCGAACCGCGGCCCTTACGGCACGCCCAGAGAGCTGAGTGGACAGGACATCCACGACATCAAGGCCGGATTTGTACAGGCGGCCGTGCGCGCGCAGTCGGCCGGGTTCGACGGGGTCGAGGTGCATTGCGCGAACGGCTACCTGCTCGACCAGTTCCTGACGCCAGAGACCAACCTGCGGGACGCGCCGTATGGCGGCTCGGTCGAGAACCGGATCCGCCTGACAGCCGAGATCATCACCGATATTCGCGCGGCGACTGGCGGGCATTTCCTGACCGGGGTCCGCGTGTCGCAGGCCAAGGCGACCCAGCCGGACTATTTCTGGCATGGCGGTCTGGAGGATGCGGAGCGGATTTTCACGGCGGTCGCAGAGGCCGGCGCGGGGTTCATTCATCTCGCCAGTGAGACCAAGGGCTATGCCTACCACAGCAGCACGCCCGGTGGAGAAAACCTTTGCCACTTTGCCCGCGTGACCACCGGATTGCCGGTCATCGCCAATGGCGGGTTGCAAGACCCGGATCTGGCCCGAGATGTGCTGAACAGGGGTGAGGCGGATTTCCTGGCGATCGGCAAGGCGGCGATGAACAATCCCGACCTTCCCGACAGGATTGCTAGGGGCCGTCCGGTGGAGACTTTTACCTACGACCTGTTCTCCCACGGGGTATCCATCGAAGGTCAGGCAAAATGGCAGGCCGTACGCAGCCGCATCACGGCTGTCGGGGCTTGA